The Acidobacteriota bacterium genome has a segment encoding these proteins:
- a CDS encoding prepilin-type N-terminal cleavage/methylation domain-containing protein, giving the protein MLIHKTLGSDRGFTLVELLVASMVTMVVLGGAVALTSQVQEGYRRQIESSAAEQEGRYALDWVSRLIRASGNNPYNVAITDCPSAATPFAAIVFDPDGDDIDNDIRLQTDSNPPDGLLGGVAGGCSQANEDVTVSFDPDTNSITFLDNNLGGTATIRTDAVIDDLRFIYRDAARAVTTNPLNVVYVETQVTVRSRTINAVTGEPVTRVLSQEVRIRGRNY; this is encoded by the coding sequence ATGCTAATCCACAAGACGCTTGGCAGCGACCGGGGCTTCACCCTGGTCGAGCTGCTGGTCGCCAGCATGGTGACGATGGTCGTGCTCGGCGGTGCCGTGGCGCTGACCTCGCAGGTGCAAGAGGGCTACCGGCGGCAGATCGAGAGTTCGGCCGCCGAGCAGGAGGGCCGCTACGCGCTCGACTGGGTCAGCCGGCTGATCCGGGCCTCGGGCAACAACCCCTACAACGTGGCGATCACCGACTGCCCGTCGGCCGCCACCCCGTTTGCCGCCATCGTCTTCGATCCCGACGGCGATGACATCGACAACGACATCCGGCTGCAGACCGACTCGAACCCGCCCGACGGCCTGCTCGGCGGTGTGGCCGGCGGCTGCTCGCAGGCCAACGAGGACGTGACCGTCTCGTTCGACCCCGACACCAACAGCATCACGTTCCTCGACAACAACCTCGGCGGCACGGCCACCATCCGCACCGACGCGGTGATCGACGATCTCCGCTTCATTTATCGCGACGCGGCGCGCGCCGTCACGACCAATCCGTTGAACGTTGTCTATGTCGAGACGCAGGTGACGGTTCGCTCGCGGACGATCAACGCCGTTACCGGCGAGCCCGTCACCCGCGTGCTCAGCCAGGAAGTGCGCATTCGCGGACGAAACTACTGA